A region of the Harpia harpyja isolate bHarHar1 chromosome 14, bHarHar1 primary haplotype, whole genome shotgun sequence genome:
tcattattagtttcttcctttctgttcgactaaactgttcttatctcaacccacaatcTTTACcgttttttccccgattctctcccccatcgcactgggtgtggggggagcgagtgagcggctgcgtggtgcttagttaccggctggggttaaaccacgacaacaaaacaaaccttgcAAAAAGCATTGCAAGTCCACGTGCAGCTACAGATACGGTTACAGGTACCATTAGAGACACAGAGAGTGGTACAATCACAAGTCCCTTTCTGCGTTGGATGAGATGAGCAGCCAGCTTTATTGTGCTGGGGGATAGGGGCCAGCACTTGGGGCTGGCGCATGCCCGGTCAGCGGCGTCTTCCAGGCCGGCTGTAAGGTTTTTGCGCCCGCCGTTGTAACCGTGAGCGGTATCGGATCCGGTCTGGCCCAGGGTGGCTGGAGCAGCTGCTTCTCGCGGGCACTGGGGAGCCTCGGAACAGGCCCAGTGCCATCTGTCTgtcagtgctggggctgctgcctcccagcGCTGGGGACCTGCAGGATGGTCCCAATGCCAGCTGGCTGGCAGTGCCGAAGGCACTGCTTTCAGCACTCGGGGCTGGCACACGGCTGGTCCTGCAGTGATTTCCAGGCTGGCTGTAAGGTTTTTGCGCCTGCCGTTGTAACCGTGAGCGGTATCGGATCCGGTCTGGCCCAGGGTGGCTGGAGCAACTGCTACTTTCAGGCACCGGGGAGCTGCAGGATGGCCCCAGTGGCGCCTGTTTGATGGTGCTGGGCCTGCTGCTCTCATAGCCCAGGGAGCTGTGGGACAGCCCCGATGCCGCctggctggtggtgctggggctggcaagCTCTGAGTTGTCACGGGAGGCTGCGAGGGGAGGCAGGAAAGTCAGCGGCACGGCcacccagccctggggaaggagaggcCATCGTGGTGCCCACAGCCTTCCTGGAGCCAAAGCCCACCCTAAGCCCCTGCTCCCAGGCCTAGCTGGGACACtggccacagcagcacaggggcacCCGGGTGCTTTGCCTCTTACCAGCGCCCAGGCCAGCACAGCAGTTGCACTCCCAGGTGGTTGCGCCGTTGCTCAAGCAGAGGCAGCGTCGGTGGGTGCCTTTGGCAGCACAGGAGCTGCACAGGAGCCCttgccagggcctggggaagcaaaggggttGCTGGTTGTGAGGACAAAGTGACGCAAGCAAGGAATGGCCCGGCAGAGCCCTTGTTCTTAGTCCTTCCTCCCCGAGCCCGTGTGGAGACAGAGAGCCCGTGCAGAGCCCTAGCTGGCTGCTTTGGCAACctacccctcttcctctgcctgctcgcTGCCTCCCGGACAAAGGCGCTTGCTGGCGTTGCAGCGTCTGTGCCTCTGATAGACTGGTCCGCATGCCTGGTCACTCTCCCATGATGGTTGTCtgctggagaaggaagggaaaagtgtTGAGCCCCTGCTGGCCCCAGCATCGGGCAGGTCCAGGCTgtccctgctcctctgcccccACCCTGTTTCCAGCTCCTCCGTGAAGCTGAGGACAAGAGTCAGGGGACAGCAGGACAGGCCTGCTGGGGCCGTCCCTGGCCTGGCACTGCGCGCTTGTGCTCGATGTTTCGTGAGTTGGGAAGAGGAAGAACCACCTCTTGGAGATTCGAATCCCCATGGCGAGCATTTCCATCACAAACTGATCTTGGTTTCGGCAACGCAGGCAGCAGAGGCGGACGCCAGCGTGGATAGCCTGTTTCTGGATGCAGCTCCGGTGGAACCAGGCGTGTCGGCATGCTGGGCACACCATGGTGTGGTAGGACTTATTGTCCTCCACGGGGTCCAGGCAGATGATGCAGGTGCTGTTCTGCCCTGGCTTAGCCTTCACGGCCTGCTCTGGGCGGTGCTCCCAGCAGAAGGACCTGGGGGGAAGATGGAAGGGATGGGCGAGGTGAGGTGAGAAGTGCTGAGTCCTTCCCCCGCgatggggaggagggcagaggagctgtgaaGGAGCCCCAGAGCCTGTCTGGGCTCTGGCGCTGGCTGTGGCCGTGGCAGGCTGCTGGGAAGTGTCCCTGTGGGTTCCTCACTTGTGTGTCCACTGCTGACGGGAGAGGGCTTGAGGACAAGGCGGCTCCTGCGTGAGGGCTGGCAGCCCTTACCTGTACAGCCCGAAGAACTGGGTGACACATTCGCCCCGTGAGGCGCAGGGGAGATGGAAGCTGCGGTCACACCCCTTCTCCCCGCAGGTGATGGCGGCGCCCATCTCACCGCAAATGAAGCATCGCTGGAAAGAGCACAGCAGCCTCTCTCAGGGGCAAGCTCAGGGCCTGCATGGCCGACCCCTTGCCTCCAGGCAGGGCGCAGGCTGTGGGCACTGCTGGCTCACAGCCCGCAGACCTGCCTGGTGCACGAGGCTTGTGCCTGTGCCAgagcctctgtggagctgctgggagcaggcgTTTGTCCCAGAGCTGGTGGAGGGGCTTGGATTTCTTCCGGGAGGTCCAGGAGGAGCTCCCGCAAGCGTCTCCTGGTGcaaacctccctgctcctgccaggtCCTCACCTGCTGGCTTGCCACCTGGATTGCACGTCTGGTGTCCTCAGCGAGAAAGCCATTCCCACTCTCTCGTGGAAAAAGCCCGCTGGCAAgaaactgcagagcagagaaggcCGGGAGCCCATTAGGTCAGCAAGGAAGGGACCATCCCtggcagaaagctggagggagaaCTCACCAGGCAGTATGTGTGGGCACAGAGCCCTTTCCTTGCTCTTTTGCACCCACAGGTAGCCGGATCAGCCTCTGCCCGGCGACACAGCAtgcatgctggaggggagagaacAAATGCTGCTGGGAGCGGGCACCTCTGCGGGGCTGGGGAAGCGTCCCTGTGGGATTGCCCCCAAggccctgctctgtccctgccgagctggctgaagggcagggctggggcctttGGAGAAGAAGGGGGCATGGCAGGCACAggtgcccacagcccagcctggGCTCCGCTtgctgaggggaggagggacCCTGCCCCAGGGCGGCTGGGGAGCTCCCGCCTTCCTCTCGCCCTGCTCTTGGCCGCAGGCAGACTGCCCCGACGACCCCTCTGTCAGCCATGGGGAGCCGTGGGGAGGGATACTTTGCTCTCACCTTGCCCCCTCGAGTCGGGTTCCTGCCGCTTCATGGCGAACCTGGTGCACAGCGACGGTGAGCGCTTGGAGAGCCTCCGCCTCAGCAGCGCTGGGGTTTCTCCTCCGGACGCTCCTCTGCCAAGCCTGAGGGAGCAGTGGGACGCAGCGAGCTTGCCACACAGGCCCCAGAGCCCCGAGGTGCGAGGCTCCCCTCCTCCCTCGCCAGCCCCGGGCaagccccttcctcctctgccctctcctcacctcgcCAGGTCGCACCAATGCACGGCCGGAGCCCAGCGGCCTGTCATCCACGCCTCGGCGATGGGTCACGGTGGCCGCTGTGACGTCACCACCGCCCGTCTGCGCGTGCCCCCAGCGTGGGCAGGGGTGCCCTCGGCTACCTGCCACCCCTGTGACACGGCCACCGCCTCACAGGGGTGGCTCTGATATGCCGGGGCTGAGCCCTTGGCGCACGAGTTGGGGGGGGCGGCTGCTCTTGCACCCGTCTGGGGCTGCGGTGCTGGCACCGGTTGCACCGGCACCGACTCCGGCTTTGCACGTGCGATCTTATAATGCCATGCTGACGGCGTGGCCTGTTTTAAACCTGCGTTTGTACTTGCCTGTCTTTGCTTTTCTACGTCAGCGTCTTATGTGAGTGCTGCAGAGGTGGCGTGACGAAAAATGGGGGGCCAGGAGAGAAGATGCTTAGATGCCAAGTGGTGGACTTGGAAGAGCGACCTTGGGGTGTTGAATGATGCAGAAGAAGTAACTGACTCTTCTGTTTGCCTGTTTTGTGTAAAAGTCGTGTATTTCACACAGGAGAGGGATTTAGTTGTAAAGTTAACGTAGCTGAACTAACTGCTTCCGAAGAGTGGCGCAATTTAAAAGAACATTGTAaaggcagccgagcgctcgtggaaaattttctttctttccttctttctttcttctttcattctttctttctttctttatttattttttgttcggcaggtaagccctcatcgaaaatgtctctttttcttttgttctttctttctttctttctttctttctttctttctttctttctttctttctttctttctttctttctttcttcggcagccgagccctcatcgagaatttctttctttccttctttcttcggcagctaaGCCCTCATAGTcaatcttcctttctttctttctttctttccttctttctttctttctttctttctttctttcatctttctttctttcttatttcttctttctttcttcctcagctgagacctcgtcgaaaatgtcgctcttcctttctttctttctttctttctttctttcattctttttttggcatccgagcccttgtcgaatattaatttttctttctttctttctttctttctttctttctttctttctttcttctttctttctttctttcattctttctttctttcattcttcggcagcctagccatcatcaaaaatttcttcctttctttctttttttctttctttctttctttcttgctttctttcttcggcagctaagccctcattgaaaatatcactttctttctttctttttttctttctttctttctttctttcctccttccttccttccttccttcctttctttctttctttctttctttctttctttctttctttctttctatcttcggcagccgagccgttgtcgataatttctttctttctttcttctttcttcggcagctaaaccctcatcgaaaatatgtcactttctttctttctttctttcattttttttttggcagccgagccctcgtcgaatatttctttctttgtttctttgtttctttgtttctttctttctttctttcattctttctttcttctttctttctttgtttcgaTTTTCGTCAGCTGAGCCCTTGtcacatatttcttcttttctttctttctttctttcttcctttcctgttatttctttcagtctttcattgTTTCTatcatcggcagccgagcgctcgtcgaaaatttctttctttctttctttctttccttcgatctttctttctttcattctttctttcttctttcttctttttttcttcggcagctaagcccttgtcgaaaatgtctctctttctttctttccttctttctttcatttttttcggcatccgagccctcgtcgaatattaatttctttctctcttccattctttctttctttctttcttatttctttctttctttctttctttcttctttctttctttcttctttctttctctctctcattctttcttttgattttcggcagctgagccctcgtcaaaaatttcttttttttctttctttctttctttctctttctttctttctttctttctttctttctttctttctttcttctttctttctgtctttctattTTCGGCACCGGAATCCTCTTcgaaaatttctttctttgtttcgtcttcttttttctttatttctttctattttcggcatctgagccctcattgaatactttctttttttctttccttttttctttctttctttcttcctttctttctttctttctttctctcactctttctttcgattttcggcagctgagctgtcgtcaaaaatttcttcttttctttctttctttctttctttcttttcctttctttctttctttctttctttctttctttctttctttctatctttctttctttctttcttttttcggcagccgagcctttatcgaaaagttttttctttctttctttccttctttcttctttctttctttctttctttctttctaccttcggcagccgagccctcgtcgaaaatttatttttctttctttctttcttctttctttctttctttctttctttctttctttcattcttctgcaGCCTAGCCATCATCaaaaatttctttcattctttctttctttttttctttctttcttctttctttcttcagcagctaagcccttgtcaaaaatgtctctctttctttctttctttctttctgtcttcagaagccgagccctcgtcgaaaattaatttctttctttctttctttctttctttctttctttctttctttccttctttctttctttctttcttcctttctttctttcttcttctttttttcttcggcagctaagtccttctctgaaatgtctctctttctttctttctttctttctttccttctttctttctttcgttcttttttcttttttctttctttctttctttctttctttcgattttcagcagctgagccctcgtcacatatttcttcttttttttctttctttctttctttctttctttcttgctattttcggcagccgagcactcatgaaaaatgtctttctttctttctttctttcattctttctttcttttttctttggcagctaaACCCTCATTGAAAAtatgtctctttctttctttatttatttatttatgtattgctttatttctttcttccgtagccgagccctaattgaaaagttctttctttctttctttctttctttctttctttctatgcagctgaaccctcgtaatcaatttttctttctttctttctttctttctttctttctttctttctttctttcttttttctttcttctttctttcttttatctttcttctttctttcttcgtCAGCTAAGCTCTTGTCGAAAatatctctctttctttctttctttctttcttttttttttcggcagccgagacctcgtcgattattaatttcttttcctttctttctttctttctttctttctttcttctttctttctttctttctttcgatttcggcagctgagccctcgtgacatatttcttcttttctatatttctttccttctttctttctttctttctttcttttttctttctttctttctttctttctttctttctttctttctttctattttcggtagccaatccctcatcgaaaatttctttctttttttctttcttcggcatctgagccctcgtagttaatctttctttctttctttctttctttctttctttctttctttctttctttcatctttcttctttctttctttgtcagctaagcccttgtcgaaaatatctctctttctttcttctttctttctttcttctttcttctttttccttcggCAATTAAGAC
Encoded here:
- the LOC128150670 gene encoding uncharacterized protein LOC128150670, whose amino-acid sequence is MGAAITCGEKGCDRSFHLPCASRGECVTQFFGLYRSFCWEHRPEQAVKAKPGQNSTCIICLDPVEDNKSYHTMVCPACRHAWFHRSCIQKQAIHAGVRLCCLRCRNQDQFVMEMLAMGIRISKSFTEELETGWGQRSRDSLDLPDAGASRGSTLFPSFSSRQPSWESDQACGPVYQRHRRCNASKRLCPGGSEQAEEEGATAVLAWALVRGKAPGCPCAAVASVPARPGSRGLGWALAPGRLWAPRWPLLPQGWVAVPLTFLPPLAASRDNSELASPSTTSQAASGLSHSSLGYESSRPSTIKQAPLGPSCSSPVPESSSCSSHPGPDRIRYRSRLQRQAQKPYSQPGNHCRTSRVPAPSAESSAFGTASQLALGPSCRSPALGGSSPSTDRQMALGLFRGSPVPARSSCSSHPGPDRIRYRSRLQRRAQKPYSRPGRRR